From Aedes albopictus strain Foshan chromosome 1, AalbF5, whole genome shotgun sequence, one genomic window encodes:
- the LOC134289847 gene encoding uncharacterized protein LOC134289847, protein MPPKRTPVNNMEGGGSNSAAASNDDAVEEFDALVHMRGSAKAKLTRVKHMMDQIVEEEITLPQVKVHQKKVEAAYKEFSDYHERIMAVCPPRKRQDQDCKYVEFETLYDDISLALETWIEMLSQTNRNQQPIVVQPSLPRAIPHFDGKYEQWEKFKVMFRDVVDRSNDPPRIKLYHLEKALIGDAAGIIDAKTIADGNYDHAWEILAERFEDKRRMVDHHISGLLNMRKMSQESHSELRELVDSCVGHVENLKHLGLDFTGVSDTIVTHILSNALDDETKKLWESSVAHGELPEYEETVKFLKGRISVLERCQKSTSDSKVKQSTRGVVKGHVSSKRSSNVKVNVVSSGSCEFCAGDHLAFKCSTFNGLSAEDRLKMVRDKQVCFNCLRRGHRSGECKSSKTCSKCKRKHHTLLHTEGGSVQNSSSSNSSVTDQQQVSKQAAQPDNANVPGSSTPNTVASNVVEKPISQVLLLTAMVNVLDKHGKPQSCRALLDSGSQVNFISEAMLEKLQVDREEIDIPITGINSVRSSVRQRARVEVCSKQNGFKMELDCLVSPKVTGNLPTFKVDAATWNIPAGIQLADPTFFRPGQVDLLIGMEWYDDILKAGRLKLSEDLPTLRDSQFGWLVGGKYASAFCGTIVNSNVATPSSDSLNELQQFWEVESVSSEKCVMTEAEQCEQHFQSTVRRNEDGRYVVQFPLRESISQLGDSRPMALRRFYALEAKLQKNPDIKKQYDEFVDEYEQLGHCKEVHEAEDPAGLQRWYLPHHAVLKPSNTTTKCRVVFDASAKVGGMALNDVMMLQTVTYGTAAAPFLAIRALYQLAIDEEAEYPLAAELVEKMFYVDNILFGGKSLVEVRGFQRELISLLQRGGFHLHKWAANDEELLASIPEEDRDKLVKIEDSSANEVIKTLGLMWDPVGDDFLFRAQSDCNNPAPTKRQVLSVIARLFDPLGLLSPVIVLAKVLMQKLWKNKMDWDDRLDEELLDDWRYFLNALLLAEDFRVPRRVISEEAARIEIHGFADASNTAYGACVYLRSVHSDGTASSSLVTSKSKVCSITPMSIPRKELMAALLLHRLVKKVVDAMELEHVPVTLWSDSQVVIAWLNKPLDCLQVFVRNRVAEITSESEHVWKYVRSADNPADIVSRGMPAKALATSNLWWNGPFFLCSAAYDEVVPAALEDGEIPELKPAVSVNVATVYEELPILTKFESFRKTQRIIAYVLRFINNCRKIGERSTATTPTISELKEANKRII, encoded by the exons ATGCCGCCGAAGCGCACACCCGTGAATAATATGGAAGGTGGTGGTAGCAATTCCGCCGCCGCCAGCAACGACGACGCAGTGGAAGAGTTCGACGCGCTGGTGCACATGCGTGGCTCAGCAAAGGCGAAGCTGACACGCGTCAAGCACATGATGGATCAAATCGTAGAGGAGGAGATCACGCTGCCGCAGGTCAAGGTGCACCAGAAGAAAGTGGAAGCTGCCTACAAGGAGTTTTCGGACTACCATGAACGCATCATGGCGGTCTGCCCACCGAGAAAGAGACAGGATCAAGACTGTAAGTACGTTGAATTTGAAACATTGTACGACGACATTTCCCTCGCTCTCGAAACATGGATCGAGATGCTGAGTCAAACGAATCGTAACCAACAACCGATTGTGGTTCAACCGTCGCTTCCTCGTGCCATTCCGCATTTCGATGGCAAATACGAGCAGTGGGAAAAATTCAAAGTCATGTTTAGGGACGTGGTCGACAGATCGAATGATCCGCCACGAATTAAGCTCTACCATTTGGAAAAGGCTCTAATTGGGGACGCAGCTGGCATAATTGATGCAAAAACCATCGCTGATGGCAATTATGACCATGCATGGGAAATTTTAGCAGAAAGGTTTGAAGACAAGCGACGAATGGTTGATCATCACATCTCTGGGCTACTCAACATGAGAAAAATGTCACAAGAAAGCCACTCTGAGTTGAGAGAGTTGGTCGATTCATGTGTTGGTCATGTCGAAAATTTGAAACATTTGGGTCTAGATTTTACTGGGGTATCAGATACAATCGTAACGCACATCTTATCCAATGCGTTGGACGATGAGACAAAGAAATTGTGGGAATCCTCGGTCGCCCATGGGGAATTGCCTGAATACGAGGAAACTGTCAAATTTCTGAAAGGTCGCATTTCCGTACTCGAACGTTGTCAAAAGTCCACTAGTGATAGCAAGGTTAAACAATCCACGCGTGGTGTAGTCAAGGGGCACGTGTCCAGCAAGCGGTCGTCGAACGTGAAGGTGAACGTGGTGTCATCAGGCAGCTGTGAGTTCTGTGCAGGAGATCATCTGGCGTTTAAGTGCTCTACGTTCAACGGATTATCAGCGGAAGACCGATTGAAGATGGTGCGTGATAAACAGGTGTGCTTCAATTGCTTGCGACGTGGTCACCGAAGCGGAGAATGCAAATCGAGCAAGACGTGTTCGAAGTGTAAGCGGAAGCATCATACGCTGCTCCATACAGAAGGTGGTTCAGTGCAAAATTCAAGTTCCAGCAATTCCAGTGTGACAGATCAGCAGCAGGTTTCAAAGCAAGCGGCGCAGCCAGACAACGCAAATGTTCCGGGTAGCAGTACACCTAACACCGTGGCTTCGAATGTGGTCGAGAAGCCAATTTCGCAAGTGCTGTTGCTGACTGCAATGGTCAACGTTTTGGACAAACATGGAAAACCGCAATCATGTCGCGCTCTTTTGGATAGTGGGTCCCAGGTCAACTTCATCTCGGAGGCGATGTTGGAAAAGCTGCAAGTGGATCGAGAAGAAATCGACATTCCCATCACCGGAATCAACAGCGTCAGATCCAGCGTTCGACAACGTGCGAGGGTGGAGGTTTGTTCGAAGCAGAATGGTTTCAAGATGGAGTTAGATTGCTTGGTCTCGCCGAAGGTAACAGGAAATCTGCCGACCTTCAAGGTTGACGCAGCTACATGGAACATTCCCGCTGGAATCCAGTTAGCAGACCCTACGTTCTTCCGTCCAGGACAAGTGGATTTGCTGATTGGAATGGAATGGTACGACGATATACTCAAGGCCGGTCGTCTGAAGCTATCAGAAGATCTGCCTACGCTCCGAGATTCGCAATTTGGCTGGTTGGTTGGTGGAAAATATGCTAGTGCTTTTTGTGGAACAATTGTGAACTCTAATGTGGCAACACCATCAAGTGACTCTTTAAACGAACTGCAACAGTTTTGGGAAGTGGAAAGTGTTTCCAGTGAGAAGTGCGTGATGACTGAAGCTGAACAGTGTGAGCAGCATTTCCAGTCTACAGTTCGTCGAAATGAAGATGGTCGATACGTAGTGCAGTTTCCACTTCGGGAATCAATCAGCCAGCTTGGAGATTCGAGACCAATGGCGCTGAGGAGATTCTACGCACTGGAGGCAAAATTGCAGAAGAACCCGGACATTAAGAAGCAGTACGACGAATTCGTGGATGAATACGAGCAGCTTGGACATTGCAAGGAAGTGCATGAAGCGGAAGATCCTGCTGGTTTGCAGAGATGGTATCTACCGCACCACGCGGTACTCAAGCCGTCGAATACGACTACCAAGTGTCGCGTCGTGTTTGATGCATCGGCAAAGGTTGGTGGAATGGCATTGAACGACGTGATGATG CTTCAAACTGTGACGTACGGTACAGCTGCAGCACCATTTCTGGCCATTCGTGCGTTGTATCAACTGGCAATCGACGAGGAAGCAGAATATCCTTTGGCAGCGGAGTTGGTGGAGAAGATGTTCTACGTGGACAACATACTTTTTGGTGGAAAGAGTTTGGTAGAAGTGAGAGGCTTCCAACGAGAGTTGATTTCGCTACTGCAACGCGGAGGTTTTCATCTACACAAGTGGGCTGCAAACGATGAAGAACTCCTGGCCTCTATACCTGAGGAGGATCGAGATAAACTGGTGAAGATTGAAGACTCTAGTGCCAATGAGGTAATTAAGACCCTTGGGCTTATGTGGGATCCGGTCGGAGATGATTTTCTTTTCCGGGCACAATCTGACTGCAACAATCCAGCACCGACAAAACGGCAAGTTCTGTCAGTTATAGCAAGGCTTTTCGATCCCCTCGGCCTGTTGTCACCAGTAATCGTTCTCGCAAAGGTTTTGATGCAGAAGCTGTGGAAGAACAAGATGGATTGGGACGATCGGCTGGATGAAGAACTACTCGACGACtggagatattttttgaacgcGCTGCTACTTGCAGAGGACTTCCGAGTTCCTCGGCGGGTAATTTCGGAGGAAGCGGCAAGGATTGAAATCCATGGATTTGCAGACGCGTCAAATACAGCCTACGGAGCATGTGTGTACCTTCGGTCGGTACATTCCGATGGTACTGCGAGTTCGAGCTTAGTTACAAGCAAGTCAAAAGTCTGTTCCATAACGCCTATGTCCATCCCGCGCAAGGAGCTGATGGCAGCTCTACTCCTGCATCGATTGGTTAAGAAAGTGGTTGACGCAATGGAATTGGAACACGTTCCGGTTACTCTCTGGTCCGACAGCCAGGTGGTCATTGCGTGGCTAAACAAGCCGTTGGACTGCCTGCAAGTCTTCGTGAGGAATCGTGTAGCCGAGATTACAAGCGAAAGTGAACATGTTTGGAAGTACGTTCGCTCTGCAGACAACCCAGCAGATATTGTATCGCGAGGCATGCCAGCGAAAGCGCTCGCGACTAGCAACCTATGGTGGAATGGACCGTTTTTTCTGTGCAGTGCAGCTTATGACGAAGTGGTTCCTGCAGCTCTGGAagatggagagattcctgaactgAAGCCGGCAGTATCTGTCAACGTAGCAACTGTATACGAGGAGCTTCCGATATTGACAAAGTTTGAGTCATTTCGGAAGACACAAAGGATTATCGCCTACGTTTTAAGGTTCATCAACAACTGCCGTAAGATTGGTGAACGAAGCACTGCAACGACGCCCACGATTTCTGAACTGAAGGAGGCAAACAAGCGGATCATTTAA